CCTTGTCGTGCCCATTAAGGGGTGAGTGGGTCAAAAGGAAATCTGTCGACAGCTTTGGGCGCGATTAAACGCTCGTTGGGTTGTGAGCGACTTAACTTCAATCGCCACAACCACCTGTGAATTCAATAACTTGCGACTACTGAACGAGTATCATTTTTGACGAGCCACACGGATCGTGAAAATGGAGACTGAACCGAGGATATTTCATATCTGCCATTGAATGCTTATCTGAAGGTACACCAGAGATAGACCAGTCTCCTGTCAGATACGAATTTTGATTTCTATAGGTTCGGTCAATCCCTTAAGTTCCGCGAATTTTTTCAGACGAACGAGTAGCGCCTCGGAAAGTTCTGTCCCTGCCGCCACGAGTTTTCTGCCATCGGCAGTCAATATATCCGAGGCCAGAGTTAGCCCTGCCCGGACTTCTGCAAATGGCATCTGAAGTCTTCTCCAGCAAGATTCGGGCATTTCCAGCGTAGTCGCTGTCCCGACAGCTGCTTGGAGTACGTGCGGATCGTACCATCCTTCGCGCCGCGCCATTTCGTTGATTGCTTCCTGCTTATCGAGGCCTGAAGCACGCAACTTCAGGAGATCGATTGCTACCTTAAGGACCCTTGCACCGAGTGGTATGTCTTTGCCAGCCACGCTGTCCCCTGGGAATCCGCCGCCGTTGTATTGCTTATCTTGGTAGAGCACAATCCTTGCAACATTGTTGAGGCGTGGGATGTGTTGCAGAAGTTCTTGGCCGATGGCAGGAATAGTGGCGAGCATCTGCTGTTCGTCGACGTTTAATTGTTCGCCCCCGGCTACCTTCCCAAGAATCTCCTGCGGAATTGCCATATATCCGATCTGGGACAACACTGCCGCCATATCGAATTCCCACGAATTGGGTACCTTCAGTCTCGCTGCTAGGTCCTTCACCGTACTTCGCACTTGAAGTGTGCGTCCAAAGGCATCCGGGCGGACCCAAGAAAGGATCTCTACCAGGAGTTCTACAGCGCCGTTCAACGTACCCTCCAGAACTTCCTTCTCTGCCATAACAAGCCGATACTGTTTTATCCCGGCAATGAGCGATTCGCCCATTAATTGGGAAGGGCAAGGCTTCGTCAGGAAGCGGAATACATTGCCGCTATTGACGGCGTCCATAGCTACTCGGATGTCCGCATTTCCGGTGAGCATCATGCGTACCGTCTCCGGCGCCAGCTCCCTGGCCTTTTCGAGGAATTCGACGCCATTCATAAGGGGCATGTTCATATCCGCCACTACAACCGCAAAGGGTCCCTTTTCCAGAAGTTGCTTCAATCCTGCGTGAGGGCCCTGAGCTGTGTGAACCTTGAGTGCATGCTGCAATTTTCGTTGGTAGGCCTCCAGGATGTTTGGGTCGTCGTCCACAAACAGAACACGTTCTTCCATACTTACTCACCCCCCTCCTCTTGAATCGAGAGCCTCACATGCCGCACGCCATGCCTCATATCTGCCATCCATTCCAAGGCCGGCGAGGTAGGCATGATCCACCTCCGGAAGCGGATACTCTGCATTCCCGACGCTGTTAGACCACGCAAGCGCGTCCGCGACATGCACCGCCGTAACTGGCGAGAAACCGGCACCAATGAACTCGGTTGGTCTGTGGTGATAAGCAACCGCCTCCACAATTGGATGGGGTAACCCCCATATTCCGAGCAAATACGCCCCAATTTCTGCATGCGTACAGCCGAGCAACTCCTTTTCGGCCTCTGATTGGCGCACCCCGTTGACCATGGCGTAGTCGTATGCGTGAGTGAAGTCTTCTTGACAAGCAGCAGCCAGGACAAGTTCTCCACAATCGTGCAGAAGGCCCGCCGTGTAGGCATCGTTGACTGAATCCTTGGATGCACTCTCGGCGAGAGCGATCATCTGTGCATAGGATCCCACTTTTAAGCTGTGTTGCCATAGCCTGTCGAAGGAAAACCCCGAAGGTAGCTTCCTTTCCTGCACATTTGAAAACAGGCCCGTCATCAGCACAAGCGCTTTAATTGTCTCGAATCCCAATAGGGCTACCGCCTGAGATGCGCTGGAGACACGCTGCCTGAACCCGAAGAAGGCAGAATTCACTAAATGAAGCACCTTGGCCGTCATCGCGAGATCGCTTTCCATTAGAAGCCCCACGTCTTTAGCTGAAACATCGGGAGAACGAAGCTTCTCGCAAAGTTTGGCATAGGTCTGAGGCATTGGCGGCAGGCTTTCAATCTGAGACACTACAGCCCGCAGCGAATCGCTCTGGAGCAGGTCCCTAATGGCGAAAGCGCGGTCCACACATTCTTTCAGCAATGTAGGCTTGCAAGGCTTGGTGAGAAACTGATGGGCCTCTCCTACCGTACGGTAGAGGGTTGCTGTATCGGACTGGCCGGTCAGTACGAACCGGATAGCATCGGGTTGTCGTTTCTTGACGATCTCCAGCAGCTTCGCTCCGTCCATTCCCGGCATGCGCATATCCGTAACGATAACGTCGAAATGTTCTCGCTGCATAATATCGAGAGCTTCTTGTCCGCCAGAGGCAAATCCAATGCGCCACTCGTGTTGAAAGGGGAACAGCATGCGCTGCAACCCCTCGAGAATATTGGGTTCGTCGTCCACAAATAGAATGTGCTTCATCACTCTCAAACCTTTGAGAAGGAATAAGAGTTTGGTCCGGCAAGTCGGACATAAGTCTCATCGATCTTCGTGACATTAGCGACAAAGATCTGCACAAGGTCGGGATCAAAGTGATGTCCAGATCCCTCCTTCAAAATCGACAAGGCCCTTTCACGAGGAATGGGTTTCTTGTAGGGGCGTTCAGAAATGAGCGCATCGTACACATCGGCCAGCGCCACAATTCGCGCCTCGAGGGGGATGGCGTCTCGTGCCAAACTGTCCGGGTAGCCCGTCCCATCCCATCTTTCGTGATGGTGGCGCGCGACAGCGCACGCCATTTCAATCATGGGCAGTCGGTTGCCGCCCGCCAGAGAGAGTAAGAGCGCCCCGTCATGGTCCTTCAGAGGCGCGAAGGCCCTGGGGGGCTGGCGAAGAATGTCCTCACCAATGAGGGTATGACGCTCCATGACTGCTCGCTCATCAGGAGTGAGTTGGCCCGGCTTAAGGAGAATGCTGTCGGGTATTCCGATTTTGCCGATATCGTGCAGAGGGCTTGTTTGAAGAAGCAGTTCCACATCGCATGGTTTCATGCCAATTTCCGCGGCCAGCAAACACGAACACCATGCCACCCGTGCAACATGATTTCCCGTCTGGTCGTCTCGATACTCGCCGGCCTTCGCCAAACGCCATATCACCTCACGATGGGACCGCTCCAAATCTCTTGTGCGCTCTTTGACAAGGCCGTCCAGCAGCTTAACCTGGTCACTGAGGCGGTCTTCGTAGTCTTTTATGCGCAAGACGCTGCGTAATCGGGCAATCAAGTCCTCCCGAGATACGGGCTTGTTCAGCAAGTCCGTTGCCCCGCAGTCCAGTGCTCGTCGCTTCAATGTACGGTCGCCTTCTCCCGTGAGAATAATGACGGGAATTCGGCGAAGACTATTGTCCGCGTGCATTGCAGCGACTAGCTCAAACCCATCCTTTTCAGGCATACGTATGTCCGTGACCACGGCGTCAAAGGGGATTGTCTTGAGCACTGCCAGTGCCTCGTCCACACCTAGGCAGAACTCTGGTATCCAATCGACATCTGACTGGTGCAGCAGACGGTCAAGCATCTGAAGAATATTTGGCTCGTCATCGACGAACAGTATTCTTTTTCGAGATTCTTTTGCCGTATTCATCTTCATGCGACTCGACTGGTAAATCGTTGAATGCAGCCCGCCTAACGAACCCGTGCCTGAAGGTCTAATATGCTTGTATCATCTGACTGTACATCTGCCTGCGGAGCATGGATTGGTAGCCGTATAATGAACGTACTTCCCTTCCCTACCTCGCTTTCGACGGTGATCGTTCCTCCGTGCTTATCCACAATTACGTTGCGCGCGATTGCAAGTCCTTGTCCCGTTCCACGACCCACGCCCTTCGTCGTAAAGAAAGGGTCAAATATGCGGCCCAGTATGTCCTTGGGGATGCCCGCGCCGGTGTCGCTTATGCGCACCTCGGCCCAGTTGCCTTTTTGCTGGGTACTCACCGTAATCCTGCCTTTGTACTCCGCCTTGTCTCCCACGACTTCCCCGATGGCATGTGCTGCATTTACAATCATGTTGAGAATGACTTGGTTGAACTCACCGGGAAGGCAGAGTACGCAAGGAAGGCTTTCATCCAGCTCAGTATACAAGTCAGCTACGTACTTCCATTCGTTACGCGAGACAGTGACCGTGCTTCGGATACACTGATTCAGATCAACTTGCACCTTTTCAGCGGTTCCCGGGTGCGAAAACTCTTTCATAGCCTGAACGATGGACGAGACGCGACCCACTCCCTCAATGGACTGCTCGATTGCCTTCGGTATTTGATCGACGAGATAGTCCAAGTTCATTGAATCTATCAAGTTCTTCGCCTCGGAAAGGGACTCCGAAGGAACACTGCCATACGATGCCTCACTTACCATGCGACGAAGCACCTCAATCAGCGCGGTGAGGTTATCGTACGCAATCCGTAGAAACTCGATGTTGTCGCCCACATACTGCGTGGGCGTGTTGATTTCGTGCGCAATGCCCGCCGCCAGACGTCCCACAGCCTCCAATTTCTGTGCTTGTCCCAATTCCTGCTCAAGCCGCCGCCTCTCTGTGATGTCATCCATCATCTTAATCACCGACACTACATCTCCTTCGGAATTGTGAACAGGACACGCAACAAGACGATAGCTGCGAGTTTCCCCATTGACATGCAGACTGAGAGTCGCCTCGTGCGTATGACCATCCGCCAATGTAGCTGCGATGGGAGATGAAGCAGGATCGGCATCGCCTGACGTGTCCGCAACGGCTCTGTGTGAAACGGACAGCTGACCTGGTTCGACGTCTGGAAACCATTCCCTCATCTTACGGTTGACTTCAATGATCCTCATGTCCGGGCCGATTAGAGAGACGCCAAGGCTTATGTTGTCGACAATCTGCCGGACCTTTTCTTCGGATGCACGTAATGCATCGCGCGAGCGGACATTCCTCAAGGCAACAGACGCCTGTTGGCCAAATGCCGCCGCTAAGCGCGCATCCTCTTCCGTGAAATCACCATCCTTGTTTGACAGCCCCAGCAGACCTACGGCCTTATCATTGAGCATGAGCGGGGCAAACAAGACGTTGCGCAGCGAAACGTGCCCATCTGGCATAAACTTCACCCACTCAGATTGACTAAAGTCATTCTCGAATACGGGGCACTTCAGACGGTACGCTTCAGCGCGCAATCCGCGGATGGGCATGGGAAGGGAAGGGTCCACACTACAGAAAGCGCCACCAGATTCTAGGAAGAGAACCTCATTCTCCTCTCCCTCTCCTGATAGAAGAGCAACATAGCCGGCCGTAGCACCGGTGACTTCGCGGCACGCATCGAAGACCTGGCGAGCCGATTCGATGAAGCTTTCACAGTCCAGGATAGCCCGCGCCGACTTCAGTAGCATGGCTACTTGCCGCTCCCGCGCGCACGATTCCCCCAAGGCATCCTGAAGGTTCTGCTCAACAAGTTTTCGGGCAGAAATATCCCGGATGACACCGACGGCATGCCAGTCTCCGTGTACCTGGACTCCAGAAAGCGAGATTTCAATAGGGAACACAAGACCATTCTTCCGTAGAGCCGTCAGTTCCAGCGTTTTCCCTACGGCCTGCCCTTGACCGGTGTTACGGAAATGTGCCATTCCCGCTTCGTAGTTAGCCCGGTATTGCTCAGGGGCAAGCAGCGCGTGAAGGTCCTTGCCAAGTACCTCACCCGCGGTCCAACCAAAGATGCTCTCGGCGCCGGAGTTGTAGAATGTGATTCGTCCATCTCCATCCATCATCAGGATCGCATCCTGCGCAGCATTCGTCATTACTCGGAACTTTTCCTCGCTCTCCCGTAAGTCGTCTGCGTGCTTTCTCTGCTCCGTAATGTCCCTGACGGTAGCTTGAAGGATGGTTCGGTCGCCAAGGTCCGTCCGAGTCAGGAGAACTGTCGCAGGAAATTCTTCACCTCCAAGTCGTTTGTGCCGCCACTCGAAAAAATGACTCCCTGCGTTCAAGGCCTTCTGGATCATTTCCATGGCCATCTCGACGGACTGACGTCCGTCAGGTTGGGTCTCAGGTGACAGATCTCCGAGTCCGAGTGCTACAAACTCTGCCTTCTCGCGACATCCAAACACATCCAGACACGCTTGGTTCGCTGATGTAAAGCGCCACGAAGGAGGTTCCAGCGTCATGATGGCGTCCCGTGAAGCCATAAACAGTGTGCGATACCGCTGTTCACTCTCTCTCAGAGCTCTTTCTGCAAGTTTATGCCTCATTCTGTCGCGCGCAACGATAAGACAGCCCCATGCTTCGCCGTCGTTGCGTAAAAGAGGCGCGGACGAGAATTCGAAGACACCGTTCCACATGTCGTGTTCCGTGGAGAGTGGACCAGCGGCTTGGAGGTGATGCGTGAATGGGCACTCAGCCAGAGAATGTGGCGTACCGCACAAGGCCTCATGGCACTTGCGACCGTTGAGCAGGTTCACGTCGACCCCGGCGATGTTTGCTGCTGTGCGGTTGCATCGAATGATGCGTCCCGCGAAGTCGAGCGCAATTATGGGATCAGGGGAAGCGTCAAAGGTGGCCTGCCACTCCTCGGCCAGGTCTCTCATACGCCGCCACGCCACTTTGGCCTCTCGATACTCTCGTGCGCGGCGAATGGCATGAGCGAGCAATTCGGGATTGCAGGGCTTCTCAAGGAAGTCGAAGGCACCCAGTTTCATCGCTTTTACAGCGGCCGAGACATTTCCTGTCCCTGTCAGAACGATAGGAATTGTATTAATCTCTTGCTGTTGAATCGCCGCGAGCACGCCAAACCCATCGAGTCCGGGCATGTCCAGGTCAATTAATGCCGCGTCGATGTCTTCCCCTAAAAGCAAGGTCAATGCTTCATGGCCGTCAATAGCGGTAGAGCACGTAAAGCCCTTGTCAATCAATTCACGTGACAGCATCTTCAGAAGCAGGCTATCGTCGTCTGCGATGAGAACATCGACTTGCCGCGAACCCTTACTCCGCTCCACGTCGCGTGACTTCGTGGTCCTCATGGCGTCGTTTCCTTTTCAGAATTCTGTTCGCCTTCGGGATCGGAAAGATGAGCGTCCAATACTAAACGGATCTTCTGAAGGAGCACCTTGGGTGAGTAAGGCTTCTGGAGGAATTCAATCCCTTTGCTCAGCAGAAACTCCACGTGGACCGTACTGGTGCTGTACCCACTTGAAAAGAGGAATCGTAGACCCGGCTTGCGTACCTTTAGAATTTCGTAGGTCGCAAGGCCGCTGGCTTTGGGCATCACCACGTCAAGAAGAGCAAGGTCAACGTGCTCTTTGTGGGCCTCGAAGACTTCCAGGGCTTCCTCGCCATTGTTCGCAATTAGCACGCTATATCCCGCAGCCTCCAGAATCCGTTGCGCGAGTCGCTGGAGCGCGGGGTCATCTTCGGCCAGGAGAATTGTCTCCGTGCCACCCACCTCAGGATTTGCCTCATCTTTGTCTTCTACGAAAGACGCCTCTCGGTCTACCGAAGGCAGGTAGACCTTGAAGGTGGAACCCTGTCCCCGCTCGCTATATACCTCAATAATTCCGTTATGCTGCCGCACGATGCCATAGACGGTCGCGAGTCCAAGTCCAGTTCCCCGTCCCAGTTCCTTTGTCGTGAAAAACGGTTCAAAGATGCGTTCGAGAGTGGCCTTATCCATGCCGCAGCCTGTATCTGTGACGCTGAGCAGGACATGACATCCCGGATTCGCGCAATTATGCCGGCTGCAATACTCGTCATCGAGAATGACATTCTTCGTCTCGACCTCCAGCGTACCACCTTCTGGCATGGCGTCTCTGGCGTTGACGCACAGGTTTAGCAGTATCTGCTCTATTTGGCCGCGGTCGGCGTGAATCGAGGCGAGTTCAGAGCCCTCGGTCACATGGATTTTAATGTCTTCTCCAATAACGCGTTTGATCATTTTCATTAAGTCACGGACGACATCGTTGAGATCCACGTCCTCGGCCTGAAGGACTTGGCGGCGGCTGAATGCCAGCAATTGACGCGTCAGGCCGCTCGCGCGTTCAGCGGCATCCCCGATTTCGCAGGCGAACTCGTGAAGAGGAGACTCTTCTTCCACACGATCCTGCAGCATGGCGACGTACCCGATGATGGCTTGAAGGATGTTGTTAAAGTCATGAGCCACGCCTCCAGCCAACTGACCTATAGCCTCCATCTTCTGGGCTTGGAGCAGACGTTCTTCTTTCCGGAGTTCCTCCGTAATGTCGCGCTTCACAGCCACATAATTGATTATTCTCCCAGAAGGGTCGCGTACCGCCGATATGGTGGCATCCTCCGTATATAGGCTTCCGTCCTTTCGGCGGTTCACGAAGCGTCCTTTCCACAGACCCCGAGTTGAAATGGCATCCCAGAGACTTCGGTAGAAGGCATCGTCTTGCTCACCGCTTTTCAGTATGCGTGGGTTCTGACCGACGACTTCCCAAGCGCTGTATCCTGTGAACTGTTCAAAGGCGGGATTCACGTACTGGATGACGCCTTGAAGGTCCGTGATGACCACGGCCTCCGCCGCGTGCTCAATCGCCAAGGCCAAGCGCGTGCGCTCCCTCTCAATCTGCCTAGCCGCCGTAATGTCTTGAACAATGCCCATGAACCTTAGCGGACTGCCGTCATCCGCGCTTAACGTCTGCGCCCTGACATGGACCACCTTCTCTCGCCCGCTCGGGAGACAAAGCCTGCAGTCCAGCGCGCAATCCGTTCGGTTCTGGCGGGCCCACTCAATGTCTGCTCTCGCTTGGACCTGGTCCTCGGGATGAATTAAAGAAAGCAGGCTCTCCAACGTGTCCATTCCGTCAGCGGGCGCCATCTCGCAAATGGCGCTCATTTCCTTCGAGCACCAGTGAGCATTTGTCCGAAAGTCATAGTCCCAGCTACCCATGCGGGCGAGCCGTTGCGCCGCATCGAGATTGGCCTCACTTCGCTCAAGAGCGGCCTCCTCCTGCATATGCCGAAGAAGGTGCCACATTTCGCCGACAAGCGCTTCAAGAGCGGCGGCATCCGTCTCCGTGTAGTCCGTAGCCTTATTGGCGACGGCGCCTACTGCTACAATTCGCATTCCCTCAAGTACCGGCACACACAACTGTCGCGTGAACGTCACATTGCCTTCCTGGTCGACGCGCTTAAAGTGGGGGTGTGTTGTGCAATCATTGACGACCACTGGTTTCCGCTCACGTACGGCCTCAGCCCATGGTCCGATTTCGACACTTGGGAAAACCATCGAATTGCTCGGCCCTGCGCATCGATCCA
Above is a window of Candidatus Hydrogenedentota bacterium DNA encoding:
- a CDS encoding response regulator; translation: MEERVLFVDDDPNILEAYQRKLQHALKVHTAQGPHAGLKQLLEKGPFAVVVADMNMPLMNGVEFLEKARELAPETVRMMLTGNADIRVAMDAVNSGNVFRFLTKPCPSQLMGESLIAGIKQYRLVMAEKEVLEGTLNGAVELLVEILSWVRPDAFGRTLQVRSTVKDLAARLKVPNSWEFDMAAVLSQIGYMAIPQEILGKVAGGEQLNVDEQQMLATIPAIGQELLQHIPRLNNVARIVLYQDKQYNGGGFPGDSVAGKDIPLGARVLKVAIDLLKLRASGLDKQEAINEMARREGWYDPHVLQAAVGTATTLEMPESCWRRLQMPFAEVRAGLTLASDILTADGRKLVAAGTELSEALLVRLKKFAELKGLTEPIEIKIRI
- a CDS encoding PAS domain S-box protein, with translation MNHVKTGTTSLPTVGSRKKLRVLILEDVSRDADLVARELRRVVASFESRHAATREMFLEALDVFRPDLVLSDYTMPGFNGIEALQLVKERAPSTPVIIVTGSISEEVAAECIKAGADDYVLKENLKRLGPAVHQAMERARLRQENAAAERELEQAAREWRITFDAMSDAVCVVDAEGRLLRCNEAMSRLFNRPLSEILGRHCFEVVHGTCAPVANCPFECARHTKRRETMEFQAKDRWIQVTVDPLLDKEGSFCGAVHVMTDLTDRKRTEGTLLLHDRRMNALLELNRRSSASPQELVNFAVEAAAVSLDSPCAFVGTLSPDERTLTYHAWSKDFMDRCAGPSNSMVFPSVEIGPWAEAVRERKPVVVNDCTTHPHFKRVDQEGNVTFTRQLCVPVLEGMRIVAVGAVANKATDYTETDAAALEALVGEMWHLLRHMQEEAALERSEANLDAAQRLARMGSWDYDFRTNAHWCSKEMSAICEMAPADGMDTLESLLSLIHPEDQVQARADIEWARQNRTDCALDCRLCLPSGREKVVHVRAQTLSADDGSPLRFMGIVQDITAARQIERERTRLALAIEHAAEAVVITDLQGVIQYVNPAFEQFTGYSAWEVVGQNPRILKSGEQDDAFYRSLWDAISTRGLWKGRFVNRRKDGSLYTEDATISAVRDPSGRIINYVAVKRDITEELRKEERLLQAQKMEAIGQLAGGVAHDFNNILQAIIGYVAMLQDRVEEESPLHEFACEIGDAAERASGLTRQLLAFSRRQVLQAEDVDLNDVVRDLMKMIKRVIGEDIKIHVTEGSELASIHADRGQIEQILLNLCVNARDAMPEGGTLEVETKNVILDDEYCSRHNCANPGCHVLLSVTDTGCGMDKATLERIFEPFFTTKELGRGTGLGLATVYGIVRQHNGIIEVYSERGQGSTFKVYLPSVDREASFVEDKDEANPEVGGTETILLAEDDPALQRLAQRILEAAGYSVLIANNGEEALEVFEAHKEHVDLALLDVVMPKASGLATYEILKVRKPGLRFLFSSGYSTSTVHVEFLLSKGIEFLQKPYSPKVLLQKIRLVLDAHLSDPEGEQNSEKETTP
- a CDS encoding HDOD domain-containing protein, translated to MKHILFVDDEPNILEGLQRMLFPFQHEWRIGFASGGQEALDIMQREHFDVIVTDMRMPGMDGAKLLEIVKKRQPDAIRFVLTGQSDTATLYRTVGEAHQFLTKPCKPTLLKECVDRAFAIRDLLQSDSLRAVVSQIESLPPMPQTYAKLCEKLRSPDVSAKDVGLLMESDLAMTAKVLHLVNSAFFGFRQRVSSASQAVALLGFETIKALVLMTGLFSNVQERKLPSGFSFDRLWQHSLKVGSYAQMIALAESASKDSVNDAYTAGLLHDCGELVLAAACQEDFTHAYDYAMVNGVRQSEAEKELLGCTHAEIGAYLLGIWGLPHPIVEAVAYHHRPTEFIGAGFSPVTAVHVADALAWSNSVGNAEYPLPEVDHAYLAGLGMDGRYEAWRAACEALDSRGGG
- a CDS encoding response regulator, which produces MNTAKESRKRILFVDDEPNILQMLDRLLHQSDVDWIPEFCLGVDEALAVLKTIPFDAVVTDIRMPEKDGFELVAAMHADNSLRRIPVIILTGEGDRTLKRRALDCGATDLLNKPVSREDLIARLRSVLRIKDYEDRLSDQVKLLDGLVKERTRDLERSHREVIWRLAKAGEYRDDQTGNHVARVAWCSCLLAAEIGMKPCDVELLLQTSPLHDIGKIGIPDSILLKPGQLTPDERAVMERHTLIGEDILRQPPRAFAPLKDHDGALLLSLAGGNRLPMIEMACAVARHHHERWDGTGYPDSLARDAIPLEARIVALADVYDALISERPYKKPIPRERALSILKEGSGHHFDPDLVQIFVANVTKIDETYVRLAGPNSYSFSKV
- a CDS encoding PAS domain S-box protein, whose product is MRTTKSRDVERSKGSRQVDVLIADDDSLLLKMLSRELIDKGFTCSTAIDGHEALTLLLGEDIDAALIDLDMPGLDGFGVLAAIQQQEINTIPIVLTGTGNVSAAVKAMKLGAFDFLEKPCNPELLAHAIRRAREYREAKVAWRRMRDLAEEWQATFDASPDPIIALDFAGRIIRCNRTAANIAGVDVNLLNGRKCHEALCGTPHSLAECPFTHHLQAAGPLSTEHDMWNGVFEFSSAPLLRNDGEAWGCLIVARDRMRHKLAERALRESEQRYRTLFMASRDAIMTLEPPSWRFTSANQACLDVFGCREKAEFVALGLGDLSPETQPDGRQSVEMAMEMIQKALNAGSHFFEWRHKRLGGEEFPATVLLTRTDLGDRTILQATVRDITEQRKHADDLRESEEKFRVMTNAAQDAILMMDGDGRITFYNSGAESIFGWTAGEVLGKDLHALLAPEQYRANYEAGMAHFRNTGQGQAVGKTLELTALRKNGLVFPIEISLSGVQVHGDWHAVGVIRDISARKLVEQNLQDALGESCARERQVAMLLKSARAILDCESFIESARQVFDACREVTGATAGYVALLSGEGEENEVLFLESGGAFCSVDPSLPMPIRGLRAEAYRLKCPVFENDFSQSEWVKFMPDGHVSLRNVLFAPLMLNDKAVGLLGLSNKDGDFTEEDARLAAAFGQQASVALRNVRSRDALRASEEKVRQIVDNISLGVSLIGPDMRIIEVNRKMREWFPDVEPGQLSVSHRAVADTSGDADPASSPIAATLADGHTHEATLSLHVNGETRSYRLVACPVHNSEGDVVSVIKMMDDITERRRLEQELGQAQKLEAVGRLAAGIAHEINTPTQYVGDNIEFLRIAYDNLTALIEVLRRMVSEASYGSVPSESLSEAKNLIDSMNLDYLVDQIPKAIEQSIEGVGRVSSIVQAMKEFSHPGTAEKVQVDLNQCIRSTVTVSRNEWKYVADLYTELDESLPCVLCLPGEFNQVILNMIVNAAHAIGEVVGDKAEYKGRITVSTQQKGNWAEVRISDTGAGIPKDILGRIFDPFFTTKGVGRGTGQGLAIARNVIVDKHGGTITVESEVGKGSTFIIRLPIHAPQADVQSDDTSILDLQARVR